Proteins from a single region of Corylus avellana chromosome ca11, CavTom2PMs-1.0:
- the LOC132165744 gene encoding mediator of RNA polymerase II transcription subunit 18, which translates to MECVVQGIIETQHVEALEILLQGLCGVHKERLRIHEICLKSGPNLGVVASEVRLLCDLEQPESTWTVRHIGGAMRGAGAEQISVLVRTMVESKVSKNALRLFYALGYKLDHELLRVGFTFHFQRGAQITVTVSSVNKMLKLHATDEAVPVTPGIQLVEVTAPASAENYSEVVAAVSSFCEYLAPLLHLSKPGISTGVVPTAAAAAASLMSDGGGTPL; encoded by the exons CATGTTGAGGCCCTCGAGATTCTTCTTCAGGGTCTTTGTGGTGTTCATAAAGAGCGATTGAGAATCCATGAAATATGCCTTAAAAGTGGCCCAAACCTTG gggttGTAGCTTCGGAGGTTCGACTCTTATGCGATCTTGAGCAGCCTGAATCCACATg GACTGTTAGACATATAGGAGGTGCAATGAGGGGTGCAGGTGCTGAGCAAATTTCGGTTCTAGTTAGGACCATGGTGGAAAGCAAAGTTAGCAAGAATGCGCTCCGCTTATTTTATGCACTAGGCTACAAGTTAGACCATGAGCTGCTAAGAGTGGGATTCACCTTCCATTTCCAAAGGGGTGCCCAGATCACTGTTACTGTGTCCTCAGTTAATAAGATGCTGAAACTACATGCAACTGACGAGGCTGTGCCTGTAACACCTGGTATACAGCTGGTTGAAGTGACGGCCCCTGCGTCAGCTGAAAATTATTCTGAAGTTGTTGCAGCGGTGTCATCTTTCTGTGAATATCTTGCACC GCTCCTACATTTGTCGAAACCAGGCATTTCAACAGGGGTTGTTCCCACAGCTGCTGCTGCGGCTGCATCTCTTATGTCAGATGGTGGGGGTACACCCTTATAG